The nucleotide sequence GCTGAGCGCCCCAATAGGGGATCCAGCGGCCTTCGCCCTCAATGCACCAGGTGGCACCTTCCTACTCTCCCGCTTGTGACAGCAGTACCATCGGCAGTACGGGGCTTAACGGCTCTGTTCGGAATGGAAAGAGGTGTCCACCCGCCTTACCAGCACCAACCTGTTGTGACGTCCAGCCAAACCCTAACGGGCCCAGCCTATATCCTGGTGTCTTTTGCCCCACAGAGAGAAACCTTGATGCGCCAACCAGCCAGCCCAACCAATCAACTACCACAAAGACTTATTCACTAACTCGCGTCCGGGCTCATTAGTACGGCTCAGCTCAACACCTCTCAGCGCCTACACCTGCCGCCTATCCACGTGCTCGTCTCGCACAACCCTTTATACCGGATGACTCATCTCGGGGCCAGTTTCGCACTTAGATGCCTTCAGCGCTTATCTTAACCATACGTAGCTACTCGGCCGTGCCTGCGGCCAAACAACCGATCCGCCAGCGGTATGTCCATCCCGGTCCTCTCGTACTAAGGACAGACCCCCTCAGTCATCCAACGCCCACCACAGATAGGGACCGAACTGTCTCACGACGTTCTGAACCCAGCTCGCGTGCCACTTTAATCGGCGAACAGCCGAACCCTTGGAACCTTCTCCAGCCCCAGGATGTGACGAGCCGACATCGAGGTGCCAAACCTCCCCGTCGATGTGAGCTCTTGGGGGAGATCAGCCTGTTATCCCCGGCGTACCTTTTATCCTTTGAGCGATGGCCCTTCCATGCGGAACCACCGGATCACTATACCCGACTTTCGTCCCAGATCGGCCTGTTTGCCTCACTGTCAAGCTGGCTTCTGCTATTGCACTCCCCTGCCGATTACCGTCCGGCATGAGCCAACCTTGGGAAACCTCCGTTACCCTTTCGGAGGTGACCACCCCAGTCAAACTACCCACCAAACACTGTCCCCTTCCGGGTTAGGCAGCCGGTCAGCCAAGGGCGGTATTTCAAGGGCGGATCCACGATGCCTGGCGACACCGCTTCACGTCCTCCCGCCTATCCTACACATGCCTGACCAGCTACCCATGTTAAGCTGTAGTAAAGGTGCACGGGGTCTTTCCGTCCCGTGGCGGGTAAGCGGCATCTTCACCGCTACTACAATTTCACCGAACTCATGGTTGAGACAGTGCCCAGATCGTTACACCATTCGTGCAGGTCGGAACTTACCCGACAAGGAATTTCGCTACCTTAGGACCGTTATAGTTACGGCCGCCGTTTACTGGGGCTTCAGTTCAAACCTTCGGAGTTACCCCCTAAGCTCCCCCCTTAACCTTCCAGCACCGGGCAGGTGTCAGACCCTATGCGTCAACTTTCATTTTTGCAGAGTCCTGTGTTTTTGGTAAACAGTCGCCTGGGCCTTTGCTCTGCAGCCTTCCATTACTGGCTAGGCCCCCCTTCTCCCGAAGTTACAGGGTCATCTTGCCGAGTTCCTTAACCATGATTCTTTCGCGCACCTTAGCATATTCTGCCCAGCTACCTGTGTCGGTTTGCGGTACGGGTATCCATACGCTTAACGCTGACTGACTTTTCTTGGAAGCCCCTTCAGTCCTTCGGTTCGGCCGAAGCCTCCCCTCAACGCCCACTTCCGTCCGGACGTAGAACCCCCGGCACTCCGTCATCATCCAGCCTGCATGGATAGTAGCGGAATATTAACCGCTTCCCCCTCAGGACCCACCCTTCGGCTGCCCCTTAGACCCCGACTAACCCTCCGATGACTGCCATCGCGGAGGAAACCTTAGCCTTTCGGTGTGAGGAGTTCTCATCCTCATTCTCGTTACTTATGCCTACATTTGCTTTTCTATACGGTCCAGCTCGGCTCACGCCTGACCTTCACCCCCTATAGAATGCTCTCCTACCACAATACACTCTAAGTGTATGTCCATCGCTTCGGTGCTGTGCTTGATGCCCGTTTATTATCGACGCCCGCCCCGCTCGACCAGTGAGCTGTTACGCACTCTTTAAAGGAATAGCTGCTTCCAAGCTAACCTCCTGGCTGTCTCAGCAGCCGGACCGCCTTTGTTCAACTTAGCACACACTTGGGGACCTTAGCGGATGGTCTGGGTTGTTCCCCTCTCGGAACAGGACCTTAGCACCCTGCCCCTCACTGCCCCGCACCCGTCTTGCGCATTCGGAGTTCATCAGAAGTTGGTAGGATGTGACTCCCCCGCATCCTGTTGGTCGCTCTACCTCACAGACGGTAACACGAGACGCTGTTCCTAAAAACATTTCGGAGAGTACGAGCTATTTCTCAGTTTGATTGGCCTTTCACCCCTACCCGCAGCTCATCCGGAAGCTTTTCAACGCTTATCGGTTCGGCCCTCCACGGTGTGTTACCACCCCTTCAGCCTGGCCACGGGTAGATCACCAAGTTTCGCGTCAACCCCCACTGACTAGAGCGCCCTGTTCAGACTCGCTTTCGCTTCGGATCCGGACGTCCACGTCCTTAACCTTGCCAGTGACGGTTACTCGTAGGCTCATTATGCAAAAGGCACGCCGTCACCCCCCGCTGGAGGCTCCGACCGCTTGTAAGCGTCTGGTTTCAGGATCTATTTCACCCGGGTACTCCCCGTACTTTTCACCTTTCCCTCACGGTACTCTGCGCTATCGGTCTTCTGGTCGTATTTAGCCTTACCGGATGGTGCCGGCCGATTCAGAGGGGATTTCGCCGGTCCCCCCCTACTCAGGATACCCAACCCACCAGCGCACTGACCACTACAGGACTCTCACCTTCTGTGGTTGACCTTCCCAGATCATTCGTGTTCGCTTGCTGGTTTGATGTCGGGTCCTACTACCCCGATCATGCCGTAACATGATTGGTTTGGGCTGTTCCCCGTTCGCTCGCCACTACTCAGGGAATCACATACTTGTTTTCTCTTCCTGCGGCTACTTAGATGTTTCAGTTCACCGCGTTTGCCTCACCTAAAGGTGATCTTATCTCTTCAAGATAAGGGGTTGCCCCATTCGGATACAGACGGATCAGCCCCTGCCAGCGGGTCCCCGTCCTGTTTCGTCGCTTGCCACGTCCTTCCTCGCCGCCAGAAGCCATAGGCATCCCCCAGACGCCCTTTTGCTGCGTGTTAGCACGCCTTTGTCTAGTTGATTGACCACCGCTTTACGCTTGGCCATCTCGGACTGACTCCTCAGTCAGCCCAGTCTCTCTCTGTAGGTCAAAGAACAGCTTGTCTCTCTCAAATGAGCATGAGACAATGTCCCTGAGCAAACGGCAGCACCCGGACTCAACCCCTCTGCACGCCCCTGCCTATGGCAGTAACCGGCAGATCGGCTCCAGAAAGGAGGTGTTCCAGCCGCACCTTCCGGTACGGCTACCTTGTTACGACTTAGCCCCAGTCGCCGAGTTTACCCTTGTCCGGTTGTGACCCCGAACTTCAGGTCCCCCCAACTCCCATGGCTTGACGGGCGGTGTGTACAAGGTCCGGGAACGTATTCACCGCGCCATGGCTGATGCGCGATTACTAGCGATTCCAGCTTCATGGGGTCGGGTTGCAGACCCCAATCCGAACTGTGACCGGCTTTACAAGATTGGCTCCGGGTTACCCCCTCGCTACCCGCTGTACCGACCATTGTAGCACGTGTGTCGCCCTGGACGTAAGGGCCATGATGACTTGACGTCGTCCCCCCCTTCCTCTCTGCTTGCGCAGGCAGTCTGACTTGAGTCCCCGACCTTACTCGCTGGCAACAAATCATAGGGGTTGCGCTCGTTGCGGGACTTAACCCAACACCTCACGGCACGAGCTGACGACAGCCATGCAGCACCTTGTTTTGTGTGTATTGCTACACAGACCCATTTCTGAGCCCTTCACGCACATTCTAGCCCAGGTAAGGTTCCTCGCGTATCATCGAATTAAACCACATGCTCCACCGCTTGTGCGGACCCCCGTCAATTCCTTTGAGTTTCACCGTTGCCGGCGTACTCCCCAGGTGGATTACTTAACGCTTTCGCTCAGCCACGCATGTTAGAACACACACAGCCAGTAATCATCGTTTACGGCATGGACTACCAGGGTATCTAATCCTGTTCGCTCCCCATGCTCTCGTGCCTCAGTGTCAATCAAGTCGTAGTAGCCTGCCTTCGCAATCGGTGTTCTGGGTCATATCTATGCATTTCACCGCTACATGACCCGTTCCGGCTACCGCCAACCCATTCAAGCCCGCCAGTTTCCAGCCACATCGGATGGTTAAGCCACCCGCTTTCAAACCAGACTTAACAAGCCACCTACGCACCCTTTAAACCCAATAAATCCGGACAACGCTTGCACCCTCCGTATTACCGCGGCTGCTGGCACGGAGTTAGCCGGTGCTGATTCCTCTGGTACCGTCACACAGTGACGCATCACTGCCGTTCTTCCCAGATAAAAGCCGTTTACAACGCTGAGCGCCTTCATCCGGCACGCGGCATGGCTGGGTCAGAGTTGCCTCCATTGCCCAATATTCCCTACTGCTGCCTCCCGTAGGAGTCGGGTCCGTCTCTCAGTACCCGTGTGGGGGCCAATCCTCTCAGAACCCCTACTGATCATCGCCTTGGTGGGCCCTTACCCCGCCAACTAGCTAATCAGACGCAAACCCCTCCACTACCCATCAATGTTTACCCGGCTGCTCAGGTGAGCAAAAGGGACCATGCGGGTTTACCCCAGCTTTCGCCGGGCTATCCCCCAGTAGTGGGCAGGTTGTTTACGCGTTACGCACCCGTTTGCCGCTGTGGCCCGAAGGCCACCGCTCGACTTGCATGTATTAGGCCTGCCGCTAGCGTTCATCCTGAGCCAGGATCAAACTCTCCATCGTAAATAATTGCGCCCCAGCTGAGCTGGGACTGTCTTGTTCAACCGCTGACCCGAAGGTCAGAAAGCTGAGTCTTTCTTGTGCTGACCGTTTGTCAAAGAACAAATCGCCCGGCCCGTTGGCCTAAGCGGGGTGAGAAGCAAGCCGGCGAACCGGAAAACGTCTCGTTCGTGTTTGGGAGGACAAAGGTACGCCTTTTTCTTCCCGGTTGTCAAGTAAAATAACAAATTTATTTTTACCTGTCGTTTTCCCAAAAGATGCTTAACTTATTGATTCACAGTGTGTTGAACTGTGCATGCAAGTTATTCATCGTATTTGGGAGTGCAAAGGTAGCCGCTTTATCTGGCTTTGTCAAGGAATCTGGCAATTATTTTTTCTGTCTGATTCTCAACCCTTTACACTGTACACCCTGATAGTCAGCTGGTTACGCCTATCATCCCGGGTGTTTTCCCTGATTTGGGACTGCAAAGGTAGGGGGTTGGTGGGCCTTTGTCAAGGTCTGGGGGGAAAATAGGCGGGGGCCCGCCAGCCCCCAAGCCACTAAGTGGCTGAAAAAACGATACTTAGTGGCTTGAAAAATTTTAAACTTTTTTCAGCAAGTGATTTTTCTTCCCTTTAGACACGAGCACATACCGGTCCTGCAGCCATTCCAAAGTTAAAGGTGCAGCGGGGTCTGTAACCTTGGTTTTGTTAATGCTCACCGCGTTTTGAGCAATGGCGCGTCGGGCTTCTCCTTTTGAAGTATAGATTTCCCCCCGGCTGGCAACCGACAGAAGATCGGTCAGGTCTTTGCTGTTTATTAATTCATCAAGGGTTATCTCGGTTTGCGGAACCCCCTCAAAAATAATATCGAACTCATGGGCCTCTATTGACCGAAGGGTTTCCAGCGTTGCTTTTCCGAACAATACCTCTGAAGCTTTTACGGCCAGATCATACCCAGCCTGTGAATGCACCCGAATTGTTACGTCTTGGGCGATGGCCTTTTGTAGTATACGCAGATGCGGAGCCTCAGCATGCTGACGTTCCAGCTCTTCTATTTCTTCGCGTGACAGTAAGGTAAATACTCGAATCAAACGTGGACAGTCATCATCCGTGGCGTTCAGCCAGAATTGGTAGAATTGATACGGCGACGTCATAGCCGGATCGAGCCAGACGTTTCCCCCGGCTGATTTGCCGAACTTGGTTCCATCGGCTTTCGTGATTAAGGGGGTTGTCAACGCATAGGCCTGGTATTCTTCCCGGCCTTCCTTACGTCGGATCAGTTCAGTACCAGTTGTAATGTTTCCCCATTGATCAGAGCCGCCCATTTGCAGACGGACGCCTTTGTTCCTGTACAGCCAGTAAAAGTCGTACCCCTGCAGCAACTGATAGGAAAACTCCATAAATGACAGACCGGTCTCCAGTCGCTTTTTCACCGAATCTTTGGCAACCATGTAGTTGACGGTGATGTGCTGACCGGCCTCCCGTAAGAAATCCAGGAAGGTCATTTCCTTGAACCAGTCGTAATTGTTGACCATTTCAGCAGCGTTTCCCCCAGACTCAAAGTCAAGGAAACGGGAAAGCTGTGCCCGAATGCCTTCCTGGTTACGACGTAGCGTCTCTTCGGATAAATAATCCCGCTCTGTAGAACGCCCCGATGGATCGCCGATCATGCCGGTAGCGCCACCCACCAGCGCAAATGGTTTATGACCGGCTCGCTGCAAATGAACCAGTAGCATGATTGCCGCCAGATTTCCGATATGGAGCGACGCAGCCGTGGGATCGAAGCCAATGTAGCCGGCCGTCATTTCTTTCTGGAGTTGTTCTTCGGTACCGGGGGTCATGTCATGCAACATGCCACGCCAGCGGAGTTCTTCGATGAAATTCATAGATAGAAAGAGCGAATGAGTGAAAGAGCAAAACAGTGGTTGAAGCAGACCTGACGCTTGCTCACCTGTTGGCTCGGGACTCTTCAAGGTTGTAAAATTAATGGTTTACGGTAAAAGCAGGGAAGAATCACCGTAACTCAGAAAGCGGTATCCCTGCTCAACGGCTTCCTGATAAACCTGTCTCCAGTCATTCCCAATCAGCGCGGTAATGAGCAGAATGAGTGTAGAGCCGGGCTGGTGAAAATTCGTTACGATTCCTTTACACAGCTTAAACGAATAGCCGGGGGTTATATAGATGCCCGTGTGTGCGACAATGGATTCCTGATTGCGGTTGACGAGATACCGCTCGATGGCCGCCAGCGCGTCTTCTGGAGCAGGTTGCTGATCGGGGGGGAGTTGATAGGCGTAATGCTGATCCAGTTGAAACGGATCGGGTTCCTGCCGCAGGCATTTGACACCCATCCAGTACAAACTTTCCAGCGCCCGCATCGACGTTGTACCAACAGGAATGATTCGACCGAGACTGGCTGACAGATTCTGTATATTCTGCCGGGTGTAAACGACCTGTTC is from Spirosoma taeanense and encodes:
- the tyrS gene encoding tyrosine--tRNA ligase, producing the protein MNFIEELRWRGMLHDMTPGTEEQLQKEMTAGYIGFDPTAASLHIGNLAAIMLLVHLQRAGHKPFALVGGATGMIGDPSGRSTERDYLSEETLRRNQEGIRAQLSRFLDFESGGNAAEMVNNYDWFKEMTFLDFLREAGQHITVNYMVAKDSVKKRLETGLSFMEFSYQLLQGYDFYWLYRNKGVRLQMGGSDQWGNITTGTELIRRKEGREEYQAYALTTPLITKADGTKFGKSAGGNVWLDPAMTSPYQFYQFWLNATDDDCPRLIRVFTLLSREEIEELERQHAEAPHLRILQKAIAQDVTIRVHSQAGYDLAVKASEVLFGKATLETLRSIEAHEFDIIFEGVPQTEITLDELINSKDLTDLLSVASRGEIYTSKGEARRAIAQNAVSINKTKVTDPAAPLTLEWLQDRYVLVSKGKKNHLLKKV